The Methanosarcina barkeri MS DNA window GGGAGGGACGTTACTTTTGTCTGCGGCTCGGATACTCACGGCACCCCCATTGTCGTAAATGCCGAAGAACTAGGGATTACTCCTAAAGAGCTTATAGAAGTTTATCACAAACATTTTGATGAGACTTTCAAGCAGCTTGGAGTTTACTTTGATGCTTTTGGGACTACTGACGATCCTGAGAATCATAAACGGACCACGGATATTGTCAACAGGCTGATTGAAAAAGGCTATGTATACCCGAAAACTATCGAAATTGCCTATTGCCCCAAATGCAATCGTTTTCTCCCTGACCGCTATGTAGAAGGTTCCTGCCCTCACTGCGGCGAAATTGCAAGAGGAGATGAATGCGATCAGGGATGTGGAAAACACCTTGAGCCCGGAGAACTTCTAAACCCTGTCTGCACTATTTGCGGAGGGCCTGCCGAGTACAGACAGCAGGAACACTTCTTTTTCAAGCTTTCCGAATTCAGCGATTACCTCATGGACTATCTCTCAAATGACCTTGGCGGAACCATCAATGCCAGAAACTATGCACTTGGCTGGGTAAAGCAAGGACTTACAGACTGGTGCATCACCCGGAACCTGGAATGGGGAGTAAAATTCCCTGGGCATGATGACCTCGTAGTCTACGTTTGGGTAGATGCTCCTATAGGATATATCGCTTTTACCGAGGAATGGGCTGCAAAAGCCGGAGATTCCTGGGAAAAATTCTGGAAAAACGACGGGGAAATTGTCCATTTTATAGGAGGGGACATTACCTATCATCACTGTATCTTCTGGCCGGCTATGCTTAAAGGCGCGGATTATTCGGTGCCGACTGCTGTCGTAGCTTCAGGCATGGTCAAAATTGAAGGTAAAAAGTTTTCCAAGAGCCGGGGCAATGTGGTCTGGGTAGGAGAAGATTACCTTGACCACGGTTTCCATCCTGACCTGCTGAGATATTATCTGGCAAGTTATACATCCCACACAAAGGAGCTGAACTTTTCCTGGCGCGTGCTTCAGGAAAAAATCAATACCGAACTTGTTTCCGTGTTAGGGAATTTCCTGTACAGGACAATGCTTTTCGCTTTCAAGAACTACGGAGAAGTCCCGTCTGGAGAACTCGAGCCTGAGGTAAGGGAAGAAATCGAAAAGACTCTGAAGGAAGTAAAAGCCGCAATGGCTGAATATGAGTTCAAAAGAGCCGTTGATTCTGCAATGTCCCTTGCATCTTTTGGAAATATCTACTTCCAGTCCCACGAGCCCTGGAACCTAATAAAACAGGATAAGGTCGCCTGTGGACAGGTGCTTTACAACTGCCTGCACCTGGCAAAAGCTCTATGCCTCATTTTTGAACCAGTAACCCCAGGAAGCATGGAGACCGCCTGGAAAGAACTCGGGCAGGAAGGAGACCTGCACACCACGCTGTATGCTGATGCTCTCGTGCCTCTAAAAGCAGGCACAAAACTTGCAAAGCCCAAAATCCTTTTCACAAAGCTTGAAGATGACAGGATTGAAGAAATGGAAGAGATTGCAAACCAGAGAGTAAAAGCTGCAGATGCAAAGAAAGCCGCAGGAAAGGGTAAAGGTAAAGAGCCCGCCAAATCCGAAGGGATGGGTCCTGCCGAAGAAGCAAAACCAGCCGAGAAAGCTGAAGGCGCAGCAAAACCCAGAGAAGAGGAAAAAGAAACACTTCCCATGATCGAGTATGAAGACTTTGCAAAACTCGACATCCGCGTAGGAAAAGTTCTTCTCGCCGAACCTGTGAAGAAATCAAAAAAGCTCATCAGGATTGAAGTGGACATTGGCGAAGAAAAACCAAGGCAGCTTGTTGCAGGTCTTTCTTCTTATTACGCTCCTGAAGAGCTTGTAGGAAAATCTGTAATCGTACTCGCCAACCTGAAACCTGCCAAACTCTGCGGAGTTAAATCAAACGGCATGATGCTTGCAGCCGACGACGGTGGAGAAATCGTATCAGCCCTTATGCCGGACAAAGAGATAAAGCCGGGTTCAAGGATACGCTGAAACAACCTCTTGAATAAAAAATACTTCTACTAGCTTAGAACCGTCTTCTAATTATATATTAGAGGACGCCTACCAGTTTATCTGGCAGCGCACCCCAGAAAAGGTAGAGTTAAGCAAAGAAGATAAAATACAATTTGAAAAGAGTAACGTGCAGGTAGAATTCAACCCTATTATTGATTATGTAGGGTTTTCATTTTTAGATTCTGCTTTTTACTTTTATTTACTGTTTTTTACTTTTATTTACTGCTTTTTACTCTTATTTACTGCTTTTTACTCTTATTTACTGCTTTTTACTCTTATTTACTGCTTTTTACTTTTATTTACTGTTTTTTACTTTTATTTACTGCTTTTTACTCTTATATACTGCTTTTTACTCTTATTTTTTGCTTTCTGTTTTTGTTTTCATTTCATAAGCGTTACGGATCATTCATTATTTTTTTTGTTTAAGCATCAACAATATAACCCTTAACAAAAAG harbors:
- the metG gene encoding methionine--tRNA ligase — its product is MPESSSKPVLVTCGLPYANGKAHIGHLRTYVPADIYARSLRKEGRDVTFVCGSDTHGTPIVVNAEELGITPKELIEVYHKHFDETFKQLGVYFDAFGTTDDPENHKRTTDIVNRLIEKGYVYPKTIEIAYCPKCNRFLPDRYVEGSCPHCGEIARGDECDQGCGKHLEPGELLNPVCTICGGPAEYRQQEHFFFKLSEFSDYLMDYLSNDLGGTINARNYALGWVKQGLTDWCITRNLEWGVKFPGHDDLVVYVWVDAPIGYIAFTEEWAAKAGDSWEKFWKNDGEIVHFIGGDITYHHCIFWPAMLKGADYSVPTAVVASGMVKIEGKKFSKSRGNVVWVGEDYLDHGFHPDLLRYYLASYTSHTKELNFSWRVLQEKINTELVSVLGNFLYRTMLFAFKNYGEVPSGELEPEVREEIEKTLKEVKAAMAEYEFKRAVDSAMSLASFGNIYFQSHEPWNLIKQDKVACGQVLYNCLHLAKALCLIFEPVTPGSMETAWKELGQEGDLHTTLYADALVPLKAGTKLAKPKILFTKLEDDRIEEMEEIANQRVKAADAKKAAGKGKGKEPAKSEGMGPAEEAKPAEKAEGAAKPREEEKETLPMIEYEDFAKLDIRVGKVLLAEPVKKSKKLIRIEVDIGEEKPRQLVAGLSSYYAPEELVGKSVIVLANLKPAKLCGVKSNGMMLAADDGGEIVSALMPDKEIKPGSRIR